From the genome of Paraburkholderia largidicola:
CGGCCGACGATCTGGGCAGCACGATCGGCTCCGTCACGCTGCCGGGTGTATCGCCGCAGGTCACGCAAGGCCTCGGCAGCACGGTGTCGGGCGCGGGCGGCACGGTCAACGCACTCGCCGATGCGGTCAGCAACGGCCTCGGCCAGATCGGCACGACGTCCAATCCCGTCGGCACCACGGTGTCGGGTCTGGGCAATGTCGTCAGTTCGACGAGCGGCGTCGTGCATGGCGTCGCGACGACCGTCGATGGACTCGGCACAGGCAATCTCTCCGCCCTCTCGCCCGTCACGACGCCCGTGGCGGGCACGCTCGACGGCGTAGCCAACGCGCTCAACGCGGGCGGCGTGACGCTCGGCCGCACGCTGTCGTCGGCTCCCGTGCAACAGGTCACGCAACCGCTCAGCACGGCCGTCACGCCGCTCGTCATCACGCTCGGCCAGGTGACGCAAAGCGTCGGCACGACGACGGGCCTCGGGCAGCCCGTCTCGGGCGTGCTCGCGCAAGTCGGCGGCGCGCTGCAGAACGCGGGCAACACCGTTGGCGGCACGACGCAAAACCCGCTCGGTGCAGACGTGGGCTCGCTAGTCGGCGCGCTCGGCAACACGGTCACGAACACGGGCGGTCTCGTCAATCCGAACGGCCCGAACGGCTATGCACCGATTCCGGGGCTGATCGTGAGTCTCGTCGGCGGATCGACGGCCCTCGTGCGACCCGGTCCGCCGCCGTCGACGGCAGGCGGTCTGCTCAGCCCGCTGAACGGCCTGTTGTCGGGCGCCGGTCTCGGCGATAACGCCCTCGGCTCGGTATCGACGCTGCTCGGCAGCACGCCGCTCGCGGGCGCCGCAACGAGTTCGGGTTCGGGGACTCCATTGGCGTCGGTGACGGGCGTGCTCGGCGGCGCGACGGGCGGCAATGGATCGGGGAGCAACCCGCTGGCGCCCGTCACAGGCCTCGTCAGCACGCTTACGAGCACGCTGGGTTCGACCACGGGCGGCTCGACGCCGTTAGTCGGCGCTCTGCTGCCTTCGGCGAAGAAATGACGCGCGCGCGGGCGCGACGCACGCGCCCGTGTCCGAGGCGGTGAAGAAATCGCACTGAATCACCCGTATCACCGAACGACACAAATACGAGAGAAGCGCACGTGACGCCCAGCCAGGCGCGCGTACGCAAAACAACAACAGGCCTTCCGAGGACACACCGATGAAACTGGGGACCAGGCAATGGACACTCCTGCTTGCGGCCGTCGCCGCAAGCGCGGTTCAGGCACAAACCCGACCGGCTGTGAGCGGCAACCCGCTCGAGGCACTGCCCCAAATCAAGGCGCCCGAAAAAGGCCCGAACGCGACAGCGCAAATCCAGCCGCAAGCGCCGCAACTCCAGGAACTGCTCGCACGGCATCTCACGCCGACCAAGGTTCAGGTCGAAGGCGTCAAGTCGATTCCCTTCAACGACGTCGCGCGGCGCTTCACGCCGCTCGTCGGCAAGGACATCACGATCGGCGAGTTGATCGAAGTCGCGAACGGCGTCACGCGTCTTTATCAGGAACGAGGCTATGCGCTGTCGTTCGCGTTCGTGCCAGCGCAGACGTTCGAGAACGGCGTCGTGCGCGTGACGATCGTCGAAGGCTACGTCGCGAACGTGAAAGTGACGGGCAAACCCGGCAAGACCGAGGACAAGATTCGCGCGATCGCCGCGCTCATCACGGCGGACCGGCCGCTGCGCCGCGCGACCTTCGAGCGCTACATCAACACGATGGGTCTCCTGCCCGGCGTGAAAGTCGCGGCGAACGTGCCGCCGCCGCAGACCACTGACGGCGCGACCACGCTGGAACTCAACGTCGATCGCAAGCCGTTCGATATCAGCACGGGCATCGACTTCAATCACCCCGGCGTGCAAGGGCTGCTGACGGCGACCGAGAACGGGCTCACGTCGCTCGGCGAGCAGTTGAGCGTCTCGGCACTGCTGCCGAAGGGGCGCGACAACGTCACGTATCTTGCGGCGCATGGCGCGCTGCCCATCGGCAGCGAAGGCATGACCGCGAAGATCGATGCGTCGCACTATCGCGGCAATCCGAAGGACAATCCCGGCTTGCCGTCGTATGTCGAGCGGACAGTGATCAACGACAGGATCGGCGGCTCGCTGTCGTATCCGTTTATCCTGAGCAACGCGCGCAGTCTGACGGGAACGGTCACGGCCTACGCATCGCACGATGAAGACCGCTTCAACAATACGATCACGGGCGCGTCGATCGGGCTGCGCTCGCAGGTGCGCGTACTGCAGTTGCAGGCCGACTACGCGGACGTGAAAACGGGCCAGGCGCGCAAGGCCAGCCTCAACGTCGCAAAAGCGTTCGACATACTCGGCGCAGGCAAGGCCGGCGACTCGAACATCCCAGGCACGACGACCGTCAATCCCGCTTCGATCACCTTCGTGCGCACAGGCGCGAGTTTTTCGCAAACCAACGAGTGGCCGCTCGGCATCGGCACGACGGTCGCCGCGACGGGTCAATACAGCCCCGACACGCTGCCGACCTCGGAGCAGATCTCGTTCGGCGCGCAACGCTTCGCGCAAGGCTATCAACCGGGCGAGACATCGGGCGATTCGGGCTGGGGCGCGTCGTTCGAAATCAATCGCGCGATCGCGCTCGGCTTCACGTATCTGCGCACGCTCACGCCGTATGTGTCGTTCGACATGGCGCGCGTCTATCTGCATGCGGGCACGCCGCAGCCGAACAGGCTTGCTTCCGTGGCGATCGGCTTTCGGATTTCCGACGCAAAGTATTACAGCCTCGATCTGTCGGTTGCGAAGGCGGTCGGCGATGCGCCCGTCGAGAACGCGTCGCGCAGTCCACGCATCAATGCGACGTTTTCGTATCAGTTGAACTGACACCTGCGTCGTTGCAAGAACATGCGCCAATTAGAGCATTCACTATCAAACGACGCGGAGACTTTCACGTATTCTGCCCTCTCCCATGCATCGAAACACAGGCATGGCGCCGCCTCGCATCAGCACTCACACGGCGCCGCGCGACATCCATCGCGACGATTTTCAACAAGGAGGACGACAATGACTTCACTCACCCAGCGCGCGCGCTTTGCGCTCGGCACTACGTTGAAACAGGCGGTCGTAGCCGGCGCGCTGCTCGCGGGCGCCGTCACGGCATTTGCGCAGGCCGACACGCCGGTCGGCACATGGCAGACCATCGACGATCACACGGGCCAGCCCAAGGCGCTCGTGCAGATCACGCAGGACGCGAACGGCAGACTGAGCGGCAAGGTCATCAAGGGGCTTGGTGCGAATGACCAGCCGGATCGCCGCTGCACCGCCTGCACGGACGCGCGCAAGGATCAGCCGATTCTCGGCATGACGATCATCGACGATATGAAGAAGGACGGCGAAGGCTGGGACGGCGGGCGGATTCTCGACCCGGAAAACGGCAAGCTCTACAAATGCAAGATGCACGTCGAAGACGGCGGGCAGAAGCTGGTGGTGCGCGGCTATATCGGCGTATCGCTGTTGGGGCGTTCGCAGACGTGGGTTCGACAGAACTGAGGCTGTCGCGCGGTGTTCGCTTTTCGATGAGAGCGGCACAGCAGGCACGTAAAAAAGCCGGTCTGGCGATTAGTCTCGCCAGACCGGCTTTTTGTTGTCGCGTGCGCTCAATTCGTTCGATCCGTCATGCCGCGTTCTTGAAAGGGCTGGTGTAGTCGAACATCAGCGGTGCCGCGGGCACGCCAGACGGCGGCGTGAACAGCGGCGTGGCGGGCACGCACGGTTGCGCGGCATCGTTCGCGGCTGCGGCCACGTTCGGCGCATGGGTGCGCATGCGGGATTCCATCGTGTTGCACAGTTCGCTGCCTGCGTCGCCGAACAGCTGGTCCATCACACGTTGCAGTACGCCAGCCTGATGCCACGCCTTGAAACGGCGGTGACAGGTTTGATACGAAGGGTATTTGCGCGGCATGGCGGACCAGGTAGCGCCGCTGTAGATCACCCAGAGCACGCCGTTGAGCACGGAGCGGGTGTTGGCAAGCGGCCGGCCGCGCAGTTCGGAACGCGGACGCAGTTCCGGCAGCAGCGGCGCGATGCGCTGCCATTCTTCATCACTAATATCGCGATAGGGGGTCATGGGTTCTCCATTCGTCAAGAGTATTTCGACGATATAGAGTCGCCCCACTAGCGAATATCAGAGCAATCCGAATCTTGAAAATGCATCGCCAGCCGCTGCCGTATGGTTCAGCGCGTATCGCGCTATCCCAAACGGTGCGGCCACAGGCTGGAATTTGATCAGGTGAGCGATGTATCGACGATCCGTCGCGGCGCATCCAGGTATTCCTGCGACTGCATCTCGACGATACGCGAAACGGTCCGCGTGAACTCGTTGGCCATCGGCCCTTCCGTGTAGAGTTCTTCGGGCGGCACGGCGGCCGACATCAGCAGTTTGACCTTGTGATCGTAGAAAACGTCGATCAGCCACGTGAAGCGACGTGCTTCGGACTGCATACGAGGCGTCATCTGCGGAATGCCGGACAGAATCACCGCGTGGAAGCGGCTCGCCAGTTCGAGGTAGTCGTTCTGCGAGCGCGGGCCGCCGCACAGCGTCGCGAAGTCGAACCAGACCACGCCGTCCGCGCGGCGCAGCGCCTTCAGTTCGCGCTTCTCGATGCGCAGCAGCGGGCTTTCGTCGGGCACGGCGGCGAGCTTGCCGAACGCGTCGCGCAACGCCTTGTCGGAGGCGGCGCCGAGCGGCGTGTGATACACCTCCACCTGCGACAGCGTGCGCCGCCGGTAGTCGATGCCCGCATCGACGTTGATCACATCGAGCTTGCTCTTGATCAGTTCGATGGCAGGCAGCAGACGGTCGCGATGCAGGCCGTCGGGATAGAGCAGATCGGGATCGTAGTTGGACGTCATCACGAACTGCACGCCGTTCGTGAACAGCCGATCCAGCAGCCGGTACAGGATCATCGCGTCCGCGATGTCGGACACGTGGAATTCGTCGAAGCAGATCAGCCGATAACGCTTCGCAATGCGCCGCGCGAGTTCGTCGAGCGGATCGGCCTGCCCTTTCAGTTCTTCGAGTTCGCGATGCACTTCCCGCATGAACTCGTGAAAATGCAGACGCGTCTTACGCACGAGCGGCACGACCGCGTAAAAGCTGTCCATCAGGAAGCTCTTTCCGCGCCCTACGCCGCCCCACATATAGACACCCTTGGGCAGATCAGGGTGCATGATCAGCTTCATAAAGGCGTTCGGACGACGTGCCTTATACGCAGCCCACTCTTCATAGCACTGTTGCAGACGATCGACGGCCGCGCGTTGGGCCGGATCAGACTCGTATCCCCGGGTCTGCAGTTCCTGTTCGTAGTATTCGGTGACGTTCATTGTGTGAGACAGCAATGAAGAAGGCGGGAGGGATTCAACCCACCCGCCTTCGTCGTGTTTCGCTCTCAGCCCGTGTTTCGCATAGTTCAGAACCGGGCAGATGCGTCTTACATGTTCAGCGCGCGCTTGTCGACGGCGAGCGCCGCTTCACGCATCACTTCGGACAGCGACGGGTGCGGATGGCAGATACGGCCGATGTCTTCCGACGCAGCCTTGAACTCCATCGCGACAACCGCTTCGGCGATCAGATCCGACGCATTCGCCGAGATGATGTGCACGCCGAGCAGTTCGTCCGTCTTCGCGTCGGCGATCATCTTGACGAAACCATCCGCCTTGTTGATGCCGAGCGCGCGGCCGTTCGCCATGAACGGGAACTGGCCCGTCTTGACTTCGCGGCCTTCAGCCTTGAGCTGCTGTTCCGTCTTGCCGACCCATGCGATTTCCGGTTCCGTGTAGATGACCCACGGCACGCAGTTGTAGTCGATGTGCGGCTTCTGACCGTCGATGATTTCGGCAACCAGCACGCCTTCGTCTTCCGCCTTGTGCGCGAGCATCGGGCCGCGCACCACGTCGCCGATTGCGTACACGTTCGAGACCGACGTCGCGCAGTGATCGTCGACGTCGATGAAGCCGCGTTCGTTCGCCTTCAGGCCGATCGCTTCGAGGCCGAGGTTGTCGGTGTTCGGCACGCGGCCGATCGACACGATCAGGCGGTCCGCGTCGAGCGTCTTCGCGTTGCCGTCCTTGTCCGTGTACGAGATCGACACGCTGTTGTCGCTGGCCTTCACTTCGCCGACCTTCACGCCGACGTGAATGTCGAGACCCTGCTTCTTGAACTGCTTCGCGGCTTCCTTCGCGAGCGCCTGGTCGGCGGCGCCGAGGAACTCGGGCAGCGCTTCCAGCACGGTCACTTCGGCGCCCAGACGGCGCCACACCGAGCCCAGTTCGAGGCCGATCACACCCGCGCCGATCACGGCGAGCTTCTTCGGCACTTCGGTGAACGACAGCGCGCCTTCGTTATCCGCGACGATCTTGTTGTCGACGGGAACGTTCGGCAGGTGACGCGCCTTCGAGCCCGTCGCGATGATCACGTTCTTCGCCGTGACCACTTCCGTTTCGCCTTCGCCCGACACTTCGATCTGCACGCCGGCGTCCGTCTTGCCCGTGAACTTGCCATGGCCCTTGAGCCACGTGATCTTGTTCTTGCGGAACAGGAACTCGATGCCCTTCGTCATCTTTTCGACGATGCCTTCCTTGCGGGCCAGCATCTTCGCGATATCGACCTTCACGTTCTCCACGCTGATGCCGTGGTCCGCGAGGTGATGCGACGCGTTTTCGAACTCTTCCGACGACGCGAGCAGCGCCTTCGACGGAATGCAGCCGACGTTCAGGCACGTGCCGCCCAGCTTCAGCGCGCCGGCCGGGTTCTTCCACTTTTCGATACAGGCAACCGTTTTGCCGAGCTGCGCAGCGCGAATGGCCGCGATGTAGCCGCCGGGACCGGCACCGATCACGACGACGTCAAATTCTTTGGACATGACTATCCTTTTTGGCTAACCGACGCGGCCGCGCTTCGCGGCGCGCGTGGCTTCAGATACTGCGGAAATGCGAGAGACACTCGATGCAGATATGGCGACGGCGGCGCGCGGTTTCAAGCCGCGCAGCCGCCGCGCATCCTGCATTACAGGTCGAGCAGCAGACGGGCCGGATCTTCCAGCGCGTCCTTCATCGCGACCAGCGACAGCACGGCTTCGCGGCCGTCGATGATACGGTGGTCGTACGACAGCGCCAGATAGTTCATCGGGCGGATCACGATCTGGCCGTTTTCGACAACTGCGCGTTCCTTCGTCGCGTGCACGCCGAGGATCGCCGATTGCGGCGGGTTGATGATGGGGGTCGACAGCATCGAGCCGAACACACCGCCGTTCGAGATCGAGAACGTACCGCCCGTCATTTCTTCGATCGACAGTTTGCCGTCCTTCGCCTTCTGGCCGAATTCGGCGATCTTCTTCTCGATGTCCGCGAGGCTCATCTGGTCCGCGTTGCGCAGGATCGGCACCACCAGACCACGCGGCGAGCCGACAGCGATACCGATGTCGAAGTAGCCGTGATAGACGATGTCGTTACCGTCGATCGACGCGTTCACCAGCGGGAACTTCTTCAGCGCATGCACAGCCGCCTTCACGAAGAACGACATGAAGCCGAGCTTCACGCCATGTTCCTTCTCGAACTTGTCCTTGTACTTGTTGCGCAGGTCCATCACGGGCGCCATGTTCACTTCGTTGAACGTCGTGAGGATGGCGTTGGTTTGCTGCGACTCGAGCAGACGCTCGGCGATACGCGCACGCAGACGCGACATCGGCACGCGTTGTTCCGGACGATCCTTCAGCCACTGGTCGGCCGATGCCGGCGCGCCCACTTGCGGCAGGGCCGGCTTGGCAGCGCGTGCGGGTGCTGCTGCCGGTGCCGGCGCAGCCTTGGCAGCCGGCGCGCCTGCGGCGACGGCATCCTGCTTCGTGATGCGGCCATCTCGGCCCGTGCCGGCGACGTCGCCTGCAGCAACGCCCTTCTCGGCCAGAATCTTCGTTGCAGCCGGCGATGCCGTGGTGCTTGCGCCTGCCACAGCCGCAGCTTGCGCGGGAGCAGCCGCTGCCGCGGGCTCAGCTTGCGGAGCCGGCTTGACTTCGGCTTCGACAGCCGCTTCGCCCGCCTTGCCTTCCGTGTCGATCTTCGCGATCACTTCGTCGGCGACCACGATATCGCCGTCGTTCTTGATGACCTGCGCGAGCACGCCTGCCGACGGAGCCGGCACTTCGAGCACGACCTTGTCGGTTTCGATTTCGATCAGGATTTCGTCCTGGGCGACCGCTTCGCCCGGCTTCTTCTTCCACTGCAGCATCGTGGCTTCCGAGACCGACTCGGACAGCTGGGGGACCTTGACTTCAACAATAGCCATTTGATTTCTCTGAATACGTATCGGATGACAACGAACCTTGTGCGAGCCGCGTCCGATATTTGCGCGTAGAGACGCGCTTACATGGGATGTTCAGACGCGGGGCGGGAAAGCGCTCAGCGCTTTCCCGGTTCGCTCTCTGTGGTTATTTAACGATGGACGCGCCTTTCAGACGGCCAAACGCGCCTTCGATCAGCGCCTTCTGCTGCTCGTAGTGCTTCGCGTAGTAGCCGACAGCGGGCGAAGCCGAAGCCGGACGGCCGCTGTATGCCAGCTTCTGTCCTTCCTTCATGCCTTCGCGCAGGTGATGTTCGATGTAGAACCACGGGCCCTGATTCTGCGGCTCGTCCTGCACCCACACCACTTCGGTTGCGTTGTCGTACTTCTTCAGTTCGGATTCGAACTGCTTGTGCGCGAACGGATAGAGCTGTTCGATACGCACGATCGCGACGTCTTGCGCCTTCGCTTCGCGGCGATGCGCGACGAGGTCGTAGTACACGCGGCCCGAGCAGACCAGCACGCGCTTGACCTTCTTGGCGTCGATCGCGTCGTCCGTTTCGCCGAGAACCGGCTGGAACGAGCCCTTCGCGAGTTCCGACAGATCCGATACAGCTTCCTTGTGACGCAGCAGCGACTTCGGCGTGAAGACGACGAGCGGCTTGCGGAACAGGCGGATCATCTGGCGGCGCAGCAGGTGGAAAACCTGTGCGGGCGTGGTCGGTTGAACGACCTGCATGTTGTGATCTGCACACAGTTGCAGGAAGCGTTCGATACGCGCCGACGAGTGCTCCGGACCCTGGCCTTCATAGCCATGCGGCAGCAGCATCGTCAGGCCCGACACGCGGCCCCACTTCACTTCGCCCGACGAGATGAACTGGTCGATCACGACCTGCGCACCGTTGACGAAGTCGCCGAACTGCGCTTCCCACGCGACGAACGTGTTCGGCTCAGCCGTCGAGTAGCCGTATTCGAAGCCGAGCACGGCTTCTTCGGACAGCACCGAGTCGATCACCGTGAACTTCGCCTGACCTTCGGCGATGTTCTGCAGCGGCACGTACGTGCCGTCGTTCCAGCGTTCGCGGTTCTGGTCGTGTAGCACGGCATGGCGGTGCGTGAACGTGCCACGGCCCGAGTCCTGACCGGTCAGGCGCACGGCATAGCCCGATGCGACCAGCGACGCGAATGCCAGATGCTCGCCCATGCCCCAGTCGAGTTGCGCTTCGCCACGGCCCATTGCACGGCGGTCGTTGATCACGCGCTCGACGAGCGGGTGAACCTTGAAGCCTTCGGGGATCGTCGTGATGCGTTCGGCCAGACGCTTGAGTTCGGCGAGCGGCACGGCTGTGTCGGCTGCGTCCGTCCACTTGCGGTTCAGGAACGGAACCCAGTCGACTGCGTACTTGCTCTTGTAGTTCGACAGGACCGGGTCGACCGTGTGGTGACCTTCGTCCATCGCCTTGCGGAATGCCTTGATGAATTCATCGCCTTGATCGGCGGTGATGACGCCTTGCTGCACCAGCTTTTCCGCGTACAGCGCGCGCGTGCCGGGGTGCTTGGCGATCGTCTTGTACATCAGCGGCTGCGTGACGGCGGGCGTGTCCTGCTCGTTGTGACCCAGCTTGCGGAAGCAGATGATGTCGATCACGACATCCTTGTGGAACTGCATCCGGAAGTCGATGGCCAGTTGCGTAGCCAGCACGACGGCTTCGGGATCGTCGCCGTTCACGTGCAGCACGGGCGCTTCGATCATCTTGACGACGTCCGAGCAATACAGCGTCGAGCGTGCGTCGCGCGGGTCGGACGTGGTGAAGCCGATCTGGTTGTTGATGACGATGTGCAGCGTGCCGTGCGTGCCGTAACCGCGCGTTTGCGCGAGGTTCAGCGTCTCCATCACGACGCCCTGGCCTGCGAAGGCCGCGTCGCCGTGGATCTGCACGGGCAGCACTTGCAGGCCGTTCTCGTCGCCGCGACGGTCCATACGGGCCTTCGCCGAACCTTCGACCACCGGGTTGACGATTTCGAGGTGCGACGGGTTGAACGCGAGCGACAGGTGAACCGGGCCGCCTTCCGTTGCGACATCCGACGAGAAGCCCTTGTGGTACTTCACATCGCCGGCGGGCAGGTCGTCGACGTGCTTGCCTTCGAATTCGGCGAACAGGTCGGCAGGCATCTTGCCCAGCGTGTTGACCAGCACGTTCAGACGGCCGCGGTGGGCCATGCCGATGACGATTTCCTGCACGCCGCTCTTGCCTGCGTGGTGCACGACTTCGTCCATCGATGCGATGAAGCTTTCGCCGCCTTCCAGCGAGAAGCGCTTCTGACCGACGTACTTGGTGTGCAGGAAGCGCTCGAGGCCTTCGGCTGCCGTCAGACGGTTCAGGATGTGCTTCTTCTTGTCAGCCGTGAAATTCGGCGTGGAGCGGATCGATTCGAGACGTTCCTTCCACCAGCGCTTCTGTTCTGGATCGCTCAGGTACATGTACTCGGCGCCGATCGTGCCGCAGTACGTGTCGCGCAACGCCTTGACGATGTCCCGCAGCGAAGCCTGCTCGAAACCGAAGTACAGGTTGTTCGTGTTGAACGTCTGGTCCATGTCGGCTTCGGTGAAGTCGTAGAACGCAGGTTCAAGCTCGGGAATGTTCGGACGTTCGCGGCGCTTCAGCGGATCGAGGTTGGCCCACTGCGAGCCGAGGAAGCGATAGGCGCCGATGAGGGACTGCACATAGACCTGCTTGCGCGCGGTGGTGAGATCCTCACCACCCGTGCGCGGCAGGAAGGCATTCGCCTTTGCGCGCTGAGCAAATGATTCGACGATCGGGCCATGAGCCACGTCGTTGGCACTGGTGCCATCCGATGCAGGAACGTTCTGCAGAGCGTCGAAATAGTTGCGCCAGGTCTCGGGCACTGACGCGGGATTGTCGAGATATGCTTCGTACAACTCTTCTACGTACGGAGCATTGCCGCCGAACAGATACGAGTTCGACTGGAATTGCTTCATCATTTTACGCTCACCTTTCTTCGAGCTTCTCGAGAAATAGCGGGTTACTGAACCTTCCGCGACACGGCCTGACCGTTTAGCGGATTGCGCGAATCAAGTCTTGCTTGGAAGGACCTAAAACTTGCACTCGCGGGAGCATATCACATAACCCATAGTTGACATAGGACAGGTCCCAACTGGAAAGCCCGTGGTACGGGGCTTTGCGGCAAGTTTTATGCTTGCGTAACAGTGTTTGCGGCACTGCAGAAGAATACTTTAGGCGCTTATCGGAAGCGCTGCAGCGAAACGCGCAACGCCAATGTAAAAAGCCGCCCGAGGGCGGCTTTTTACTGAGACTTTCGCGAGACTTCGCGCGATCAGTCGACGGCTGCTTCGCGGCTTGCGCGGCGGCGCTCGTGCTCCTTCAGATGGCGCTTGCGCAGACGGATGCTTTGCGGCGTCACTTCGACGAGTTCGTCTTCATCGATGAATTCGACCGCGTATTCGAGCGACATCTGGATTGCCGGCACGAGGCGCACGGCTTCGTCGGTGCCCGACGCACGCACGTTGGTCAGCTGCTTGCCCTTGATCGGGTTCACGACGAGGTCGTTGTCGCGGCTGTGAATGCCGATGATCATGCCTTCGTACAGCGCGTCGCCCGGCTTCACGAACATGCGGCCGCGATCCTGCAGCTTCCACAGCGCGTAGGCAACGGCCGCGCCGTCGTCCTGCGAGATCAGCACGCCGTTGCGGCGCTCGCCGAGCGAACCGTCCTTGACGGGCGCGTATTCGTCGAACACGTGGCTCATCAGGCCCGTGCCGCGCGTGAGCGTCAGGAATTCGCCCTGGAAGCCGATCAGGCCACGCGCCGGAATGCGGTACTCGAGACGCGTACGGCCACGGCCGTCCGACGCCATGTCGAGCATTTCGCCCTTGCGGCGGCCCAGCTCTTCCATCACGCCGCCCTGGTGCGAGTCTTCGAGGTCGACCGTCAGCAGTTCGTACGGCTCGTGCTTCACGCCGTCGATTTCATGCAGCACGACGCGCGGACGCGACACGGCCATCTCGTAGCCTTCGCGGCGCATGTTTTCGATCA
Proteins encoded in this window:
- a CDS encoding 2-oxoglutarate dehydrogenase E1 component; this translates as MMKQFQSNSYLFGGNAPYVEELYEAYLDNPASVPETWRNYFDALQNVPASDGTSANDVAHGPIVESFAQRAKANAFLPRTGGEDLTTARKQVYVQSLIGAYRFLGSQWANLDPLKRRERPNIPELEPAFYDFTEADMDQTFNTNNLYFGFEQASLRDIVKALRDTYCGTIGAEYMYLSDPEQKRWWKERLESIRSTPNFTADKKKHILNRLTAAEGLERFLHTKYVGQKRFSLEGGESFIASMDEVVHHAGKSGVQEIVIGMAHRGRLNVLVNTLGKMPADLFAEFEGKHVDDLPAGDVKYHKGFSSDVATEGGPVHLSLAFNPSHLEIVNPVVEGSAKARMDRRGDENGLQVLPVQIHGDAAFAGQGVVMETLNLAQTRGYGTHGTLHIVINNQIGFTTSDPRDARSTLYCSDVVKMIEAPVLHVNGDDPEAVVLATQLAIDFRMQFHKDVVIDIICFRKLGHNEQDTPAVTQPLMYKTIAKHPGTRALYAEKLVQQGVITADQGDEFIKAFRKAMDEGHHTVDPVLSNYKSKYAVDWVPFLNRKWTDAADTAVPLAELKRLAERITTIPEGFKVHPLVERVINDRRAMGRGEAQLDWGMGEHLAFASLVASGYAVRLTGQDSGRGTFTHRHAVLHDQNRERWNDGTYVPLQNIAEGQAKFTVIDSVLSEEAVLGFEYGYSTAEPNTFVAWEAQFGDFVNGAQVVIDQFISSGEVKWGRVSGLTMLLPHGYEGQGPEHSSARIERFLQLCADHNMQVVQPTTPAQVFHLLRRQMIRLFRKPLVVFTPKSLLRHKEAVSDLSELAKGSFQPVLGETDDAIDAKKVKRVLVCSGRVYYDLVAHRREAKAQDVAIVRIEQLYPFAHKQFESELKKYDNATEVVWVQDEPQNQGPWFYIEHHLREGMKEGQKLAYSGRPASASPAVGYYAKHYEQQKALIEGAFGRLKGASIVK